In the genome of Candidatus Electrothrix rattekaaiensis, the window CAGCTTTTTTTTGTACTCAATTTTTTGCTGACCATGATTGCAGCAGCAGGCCTTCTCTATGTATTTTTCAAGCACAGTGGCGAGACTTCAAGAATTATTCATGCCTCACTATGCGTTATCCTGTTTTTTTTATTGAATGTTCAGATTGCTGCGATGATCTATTTCAAAAGAAATATTATAAAACCCCTCGCTGAAATGCAGGCGGCAAGCAGACTAATGGCAGACGGTCATCTTGAAACATTGAATTATATGAAAAGGGCGGATGAAATCGGCTCGCTTGGCGAAAATATTAATGACTTGGCCGTAAATATGCAGGAGGTCTTGCTTTTTGTTTGGAATCATAGCCGGTTAAGTCGGGATTTGCTGGAAAATATCGCTGATGACTTGAACTTTTCATTGGACATGGAACAATCCGGTTCCGGGTCGGAGAACGGTATACAAAAAGATATCAGTAAAATGCATCACAATAACGAAGACCTTAAATCTATTGTCCTGTCGTTTAGTTATTTTGAAATTAAGCTGGAAAATGAGAAAATGGTTTCCGATTATCAGCAGGAGTCCGAACGAAGAGTTTCCTGAGCTGAAAGAAAGTATTTGGGTCGGACCGGCTTTCAGCTTGCCGAGGAGGTCGGACAGTTGAGTATGTGTCCTGAATATAAGAAAAATCAGATAGTTACAAGGTGGAGAATATGATAGACTCATCAATGTTACCGGATTTTATTGTTGAGGCGGCGGAACATCTTGAAGAGATGGAAAGCAGTCTTCTCCGGCTTGAACAGGATTATGAAGACAAAGAGGTAATGGATGAAATTTTCCGTTCAATCCATACTATAAAAGGTGCTGCTCAGTTTGTCGGTATTGAACGGGTTTCAGAACTGTCTCATAAACTGGAGAATCTGCTTGATCTTATTCGAAGGCACGAGATTACGCTGAACACAGCGATTACGGATTTGTTGATTGCTGGTAAAGATCGACTGACGCTTTTGGTTGACGAGCTTGAGCGGACACAGGCTGAGGAAACCGAGGTCACCGATCTGGTTGAGCAGGTACGGAGAGTTGTTGAAGGTGACGATGAAGCAGGTGAAGATGAAGCAGATCAAAATGAGGCGATAGCATCAGCCGTTGCTTCTGCTGAAGATGAGCTGCATCACGAAGAACCTGATGAAGGGCAATCTGGCCTCCTTACAGAAGAAAATATGTCAGATGAATATGATGAAGAACTCTACAATATTTTTCTTCAGCAGCTGAAAGAAAACATCCCCTTTCTTTATGCCCAGACAGTTGAATTGTCAATTTCCGTGGACAAGCAGGATGTCCTCTATCGCTGCAGTGACTCAATCAAGAGTCTTAAGTCCTCTGCTAACTATATGGGTTATGAAAAGCTTACTCAGCACTATTCCAATTGGCAACATGCTATTGAGAATGCGGTTGAGCAGCTTTCAAGTGGTAAAATGCCCAATTTGGCCTTTATGCAGGATTATTTGGACGATATTATACGATCTTTTCCCCAGGCAATGGAAGGATATTCGCAGGATGATGCGGACACGCTTGGTGATAGCTCAGGAGAAGAGAAACATGATTCTGCATCTATTGATTCAGCCCTCAATTCTATTTTTGCCGATGACGAGCCAGCAGCCACTTCAGATGATTCTGGAGATGTTCATGAGGGTTTAAGTGGAGATATATCTGCTCAAGAAAAAGGAGAAAAGCAGGGTATAGATCTTGATCGCGCATTAGACTCGATATTTTCCGACGAACACTCTGATACCCCTGAAACAGGGGGAGAGAGTGCAGATATTCTCAGCTTGGAGAGTGAAACTTCAAGTGAGGATGACTCGTTTGTTCCTGCAATAATGAATGAAGATCCTTCGTTCATTGATGAGGCAGGCGGGGCTGATGCGGTTCCCCTTGAGTATGAGTTTTCCGACGACGAGTATGATGAAGAGCTTATCTCTATTTTTCTGAAGAAACTCAAGACGGATATTCAATATATTCAAGCACGGATTGCTGAATATTCGGCAGGCGGAGATAAAAGAACAATACTTGTGGATTGTCAGGATGCTATTGGTCGCCTCGCATCCTCGGCGAATTATATGGAGTATGTCAGCCTGACGGAGTTTTGCGAGACATGGGAAAGTGTTGTAGAAGGCTACCTCGCTGATATATCAGCAGGAGTAGCATCTGATATTACCGCAGGCCTCCAAGAATTTGTTGACAAGGTTGTCGATGTATATCCTCAGATTATAGAGAGTGATCAACAGAAAAATTCTGAAGCATTTTC includes:
- a CDS encoding HAMP domain-containing protein; this encodes MSLKKKAQLFFVLNFLLTMIAAAGLLYVFFKHSGETSRIIHASLCVILFFLLNVQIAAMIYFKRNIIKPLAEMQAASRLMADGHLETLNYMKRADEIGSLGENINDLAVNMQEVLLFVWNHSRLSRDLLENIADDLNFSLDMEQSGSGSENGIQKDISKMHHNNEDLKSIVLSFSYFEIKLENEKMVSDYQQESERRVS